The Pseudanabaena sp. BC1403 genome includes the window TTTTTGATGAATATCTTCCTAAATGGAATTATAGAGCCATTCCTCAAAATAACTGAAATGCATAAGTTATTTATTTTTCATTCCTAAGTCAGGTACTTTACAGAAATCTTTGAGATTACTTGTAACTATTATGCCATTCACAGAAAGCGCGATCGCTGCAATTTGCAAGTCTTTTGTAGCAACCTTATTGGTTAATTTCTTTTTGAGATCTCGATAAATTTGGTATGCATTTTCATCAAAATCCATAACATTAACCTTTTTAAAATATGTCAATGTATCCTTAAAACCCTTGTAAGCCCAGATACAGCGATCAGAGTTTACGTCCATAAACTTGAACCAACCACGAATTTTTTCTTCTGCGGTAATTGCGGTTATAGCTACATCTTTTGGATTAACAGTAGAAAGACGTTGCAAAACATTAGGATGAGAATTTTGTAGGTAAGTCACATGGTTAGTATCAAGTATCCACAAACTCATCTAATTCAATTCCCCATCAGTAACGTCTTGATGATTGGCTTCCATAGATGCAGTTACTTCTTCAAATAAGGGATTATCTTTGTGCATACCAGCCATTTTTAGCCAAGGATTATCTTGGTTAACATTAGGCAAAGAACCTAAAAGGTTTTCTACTTGCCTTAGTTGGCTGCGAGCATCTGACACTTTGTCTTCATATTCTTCTACGAAACTGGCAATTACATCTTTGAGTTCATCGACGGTTAAATTACTAACTATCTGGCTTGTCATGTTAAACAACCTTTACTGCTTGTAAAATTATAACCAAAACAAAAGGGACGCTTTGCGTCCCTTTTGTTTATCTCAATGCTGAGTTTTTCGATTTTTCGACTTCGCGATCTTTTTTGCCGCGCCAGATAAATCGTAACGGTGTCCCATCAAAACCGAGAGTTTTGCGGAACTGATTTTCGATGTAACGCTTGTAGTTATCGTTGAAACGATGCGGATCGTTGACGAACAGAATTACGGTTGGGGGACTATCAGAAATTTGGGTACAGTAATATACTTTGCCCTGCTTACCGCCGCGACTTGTGGGTGGCGCGTGCCATGTAACCGCTTCATTGAGAGCTTCATTTAAAATCGCCGTAGGGACGCGGCGCTTATGCTGTTCATATGCTATATCTACACGTTCAAGAATTTGCTCGACTCGCTGCCCAGTCACCGCACTGACAAAGATAATCGGTGCATATTCCACAAACATCAGGCGGCTTTTCACATCGGCGGTGTAGTCGTAAATGGTGTAGGAATCCTTTTCGATCGCATCCCATTTATTGACCACGATTACGCAAGCTTTGCCTTCGTCATTAATCCGACCTGCTAGCTTTTGATCTTGATCAGTAACGCCGTCAAGAGCATCGATGATTAGCAGAACTACATCAGAACGTCCGATCGCTTTGAACGCACGGTTAATGCTAAAAAATTCAATGCCATAATCAATATTCTTTTTACGGCGCACTCCCGCAGTATCAATTAAGCGATATTTCTTCCCATCACGCTCGACCGACATATCGATCGCATCGCGAGTTGTGCCCGATATGGGGCTAACAATGCTGCGATTTTCGCCGATGAAAGCATTGAGCAAGCTGGATTTACCGACATTAGGACGACCAATAATCGCCACTTTAATTTCGTCGCTTTCTTTGACTACTTCTTCGGGTGCGGGTAGATGCTTAACTAACTCATCTAATAATTCGCCTGTACCGTTGCCATGAATTCCCGACATTGGGATTGGTTCACCTAAGCCTAGGTTCCAAAATTCAGCGGCTAGTGATAGTCCAAATTTTGAGCCTTCGCATTTATTTACAGCCAATAACACAGGAATATTCTGCCGACGCAACCAGCCACCTAGTTGCTCGTCAGCATCGGTAATCCCTGCCATTCCATCAACAACAAAAATCACAGCAGCAGATTCACGAATGGCAATCTCCGCCTGTTCGCGAATCATTGGTAAAAATTCAGTCTCGTCGTCAAATACTAGTCCACCTGTATCAACGACTTGAAATTCATGTGCGCCCCAGAAACATTCGCGATAAACGCGATCGCGGGTTACACCAGGTTGATCGAAGACGATCGCATATTGCTCTCCCGACAGACGGTTTACGAGCGTAGATTTGCCCACATTGGGGCGACCGACAACGGCAACAATCGGTAGCGGCATGGCTTTACAGTTTTGGAATTCCGAACTCACTATAGTAACTTTAAATTAGTACGATCGTCAATACAAAAACAATTTTTTATGGCGCGGCAAAGCCGCGCCCCAACAAAACCAAAAAGAGAGTTGCGGCGCTTCGCGCCGCAACTCTCTTTTTGGTTTTGTTGGGTGTTATTGTACAAGAGTTAATCAAGAATTGATGACACCCATCGAAACGTGACACGTAAGCAGAAGATCGCCATTTTTCTAGGAATATTGCTAGGGATTTTTATCGCGATCGCCAGTTACTTTTTCTATTGCCCTAGCCCAACTGCGGGGCTGTTCCCACCTGTCTCAAATGTTAAAACTCGCACGATTTATTTTGTCCATCATGATTGGCATTCGGGATTAGCATGGGCGCAACAAAAGCCAGAAGCTTTTGGTGCAGAAGAATGGAAAGATGCTCCCTATGTGGAAGTGGGATGGGGCGATCGCCAGTTTTATTTTGCGGGTGATCAGTCTATTCTCTCAATGCTAAGGGCGGTATTTATTCCATCGGATAGCGTCATGCATGTGGTAAGTTTTGCGGAATCTCCTACGCAGTTTTTTAAATTTCCTGTATTGCCGATAGAGCTATCCGAAGCGGGATTTCAAAATTTATTTGCTTATGTGAAGCAGACTTTTGCGGTTAATGAGAAAGGCGATCGCATGGCGACAATTGGCAAAGGTCAATATGGGGTTAGTAGTTTTTATGCGGCTGTGCCAAGATATTTTTCTTTGTTTAACTGCAATACATGGGCATCTGAGGCTTTACGCAATGCGGGTTTATCCGTTTGTCCTAATCGCGCATTGTTAGCTAAAAATCTTGCCGAACAGATTAAATACTTGCAGAATTCAGGTAAGGGCAATTCATGAATTGCCCTTACCTGAATTCTTGTAGAGCCGATCGCAATATTTCCGCAGTTTCATAATTTTGTTGCTGTTCATGGAGTTGGATTGCCCTTGTGAAGGAGGCGATCGCTTCGGGGAAATAGCCTACTTTCATCAGCACGACACCTAGATTTTGGTGGGCATCGGCGTAGTTAGGTTCGAGTGTAATTGCTTGTTGGTAAGCGACGATCGCATCTGTAAAACGTCCTGAAGTTTTGAGTGCAATTCCGTAATTAAAATGTCCTTGGGCGAAATTAGGAGCGATTTGAGTTGCCTTTTCAAAATAGGCGATCGCTTCTTTTTGATGGAGTTCTTGATAGATATTCCCTAAATTGAGATAAGCGGAAAGTTTGACAAGGTTAGGAACATCTAGGTCAATTACTTTCTCATAGGCGTTTTTGGCTAGTTCCCAATCTGCATTTTGGTGATAGGCAAGCCCTAAATGGTAATGTAACTCACAGCGAATTAAACTTTGTTGTTCGGCATCGTCAAGTAAGGCTAATCCCTTTTGCAATAGCTCAATCCCCAAATGGCGATCGCGATCTTGAGGACTACTAATGTACAAAGCGCCTAATTTGTTGAGCATATAACTATCATTAGGAAATGCTTCCAAATGCTTGTGCATCAATTGTTTAGCAAACTCATACTTATGCTTAAGTTGAATCTCGCTATCCGTATAGCCGTAATGCAGTAAAACTGGAACTTCTACATTTAGCACTTGCCAATCAGGTTCTTGCGCTTGCAAGGCTACCACCGATTGATCGATGGATTCATGATAGAACCCTGTAAATTTAATCGCAGGATGATTGCGAAATAGGCGTAGTACTAAGGAATAGGGAGCTTGCTTTGCGTCAATTTCCGATCGCAAAAGATTTACGGCTAGACAGTCTTCTCGCTGCATCACCTCTTGCAAAGTAGCGATCTCACTTTGTTCCAGAACCTCATCAGCATCAATTACTAAAATCCATTTACCTTTAACCTGTGCGATCGCATAGTTCCGCGCCTGTGAGAAGTCATCACACCACTCAAAGTGAAATACTCGCGCCTGATATTTCTTGGCAATGGCAACGGTGTGATCGCTCGATCCTGTATCGACGATAATGATTTCATCGGCAAGCGATCGCAGACTCTCCAAGCATTGTGGTAAGCGTTGTTCTTCGTTTTTGACAATTAAACAAGCGCTTAAAATGATCGGAGAATGCGATCGGGAAAATCCTTTTTTTAGAGGTTTAACTGTCTTGGTACGGGACATTGAGGATTTTGGTGGTTATTTACTAAGATTAGGAGATTCCCAAGAAAAAATACCTATGCGTAGGGGCAGGTTTTGGAATAAATCTATGGGTAAAGCATTGACTTGTTGATAAACCTGTTCCTACAGGGATTTTGTTTTATGGGAATATCTTAAGGAGATTTTCCGCAAAGAAATTCCCCTCTTTAATTCCTCTTATTCCGTTCTAGATCGAATCGATAGGCTTGGAAGCCAGTAAAATTGGCTCGTTTCTCGGAATTAGGAAGGGCGCTTGCGACATGCTCAAAGGGTGATAGGTGAGCGGGTTTAGAAGTTAATAGGCGATCGTGCAGTTTCACATCATCGGCGAGACTACGCACCCCATCATGATTGAGATAACTGACTCGCGCACAGCGTCCTACTGCCACTTTGACCAATTCGTTAATATCGCTAATTTCGTCAATATCTTCTTGTTTAATTAGCGGTAAATGCCATTCACCTGCGGTTAGTTGCTGCGGTTGACTCGCATCATAGGCAGCTTTCATTTTATTAGCAAGAACTTGGATTTCAGGCTGAGCGTCAGGATGACAGCGCTGTTCAAAAAAGTTTTGAAATTCGGTTCCCGAACAAATTACGGTAATCGTGGAGAATGGTTCCAACAGGCGATTGACTACTTGTTTATGGATGCCAATTTCTACCAATCTCCGCGCATGACGGATCGCATCAAGTCTGGCTTCTTGCCATACTGCTGATGCTGCTTGCATCTCGTCTTCTGTAACTTCGGTTTGGGCGGACATTCCCTTTTGATTTTTGCCCCAATGTAATGGATAGACTTCTTGACTCTCGACGAGTTTGATCATTTTCTCGACGGGAATGGCGCGACTGCTGCTGCTGTTTTTGCTGAGCATTCGATGGGTCATGAATTCTGAGTGAATCATGCGGTGGTAGGTCAGCACAAAGGTGGTCAGGCGATCGCCATTTAAGTTAATGCTGTCAGCGATGATTGCGGCTTGGGGTTGAAACATGATGCTTAAATTCTTAATTCATCTAAGATTGTAGTCTATGGGGTATAGCTGCTAGCGGTTAGCTTTTTGAGGGACTTGTGAGACGTGATAGGTTGGTAAAAAATTTGCGGAATTCTGGACATTTTTGTTGGGCGATCGCAGAGTCAAGTCGCCTGATAAAACGGGCAGTATGCAGTTGTTTGGAATATCTCATTCCTTCTTTTTGTTCTGAGGCTTGGATAATCGCGTTGGAAAGCTTTTGGTGATAGCTCTGGGGAAATGCGGGATCTAGCCCAAAATTTTCAGGATTGCTAAAGGATAGTTGGCGATCGGTTACGAGCCAGTGCTGCATTGCCTTACATTTATCGCGAAATTCGGG containing:
- a CDS encoding DUF2459 domain-containing protein, with the protein product MTRKQKIAIFLGILLGIFIAIASYFFYCPSPTAGLFPPVSNVKTRTIYFVHHDWHSGLAWAQQKPEAFGAEEWKDAPYVEVGWGDRQFYFAGDQSILSMLRAVFIPSDSVMHVVSFAESPTQFFKFPVLPIELSEAGFQNLFAYVKQTFAVNEKGDRMATIGKGQYGVSSFYAAVPRYFSLFNCNTWASEALRNAGLSVCPNRALLAKNLAEQIKYLQNSGKGNS
- a CDS encoding FAD-dependent thymidylate synthase, whose amino-acid sequence is MFQPQAAIIADSINLNGDRLTTFVLTYHRMIHSEFMTHRMLSKNSSSSRAIPVEKMIKLVESQEVYPLHWGKNQKGMSAQTEVTEDEMQAASAVWQEARLDAIRHARRLVEIGIHKQVVNRLLEPFSTITVICSGTEFQNFFEQRCHPDAQPEIQVLANKMKAAYDASQPQQLTAGEWHLPLIKQEDIDEISDINELVKVAVGRCARVSYLNHDGVRSLADDVKLHDRLLTSKPAHLSPFEHVASALPNSEKRANFTGFQAYRFDLERNKRN
- a CDS encoding glycosyltransferase; its protein translation is MSRTKTVKPLKKGFSRSHSPIILSACLIVKNEEQRLPQCLESLRSLADEIIIVDTGSSDHTVAIAKKYQARVFHFEWCDDFSQARNYAIAQVKGKWILVIDADEVLEQSEIATLQEVMQREDCLAVNLLRSEIDAKQAPYSLVLRLFRNHPAIKFTGFYHESIDQSVVALQAQEPDWQVLNVEVPVLLHYGYTDSEIQLKHKYEFAKQLMHKHLEAFPNDSYMLNKLGALYISSPQDRDRHLGIELLQKGLALLDDAEQQSLIRCELHYHLGLAYHQNADWELAKNAYEKVIDLDVPNLVKLSAYLNLGNIYQELHQKEAIAYFEKATQIAPNFAQGHFNYGIALKTSGRFTDAIVAYQQAITLEPNYADAHQNLGVVLMKVGYFPEAIASFTRAIQLHEQQQNYETAEILRSALQEFR
- the der gene encoding ribosome biogenesis GTPase Der — its product is MPLPIVAVVGRPNVGKSTLVNRLSGEQYAIVFDQPGVTRDRVYRECFWGAHEFQVVDTGGLVFDDETEFLPMIREQAEIAIRESAAVIFVVDGMAGITDADEQLGGWLRRQNIPVLLAVNKCEGSKFGLSLAAEFWNLGLGEPIPMSGIHGNGTGELLDELVKHLPAPEEVVKESDEIKVAIIGRPNVGKSSLLNAFIGENRSIVSPISGTTRDAIDMSVERDGKKYRLIDTAGVRRKKNIDYGIEFFSINRAFKAIGRSDVVLLIIDALDGVTDQDQKLAGRINDEGKACVIVVNKWDAIEKDSYTIYDYTADVKSRLMFVEYAPIIFVSAVTGQRVEQILERVDIAYEQHKRRVPTAILNEALNEAVTWHAPPTSRGGKQGKVYYCTQISDSPPTVILFVNDPHRFNDNYKRYIENQFRKTLGFDGTPLRFIWRGKKDREVEKSKNSALR
- a CDS encoding type II toxin-antitoxin system VapC family toxin translates to MSLWILDTNHVTYLQNSHPNVLQRLSTVNPKDVAITAITAEEKIRGWFKFMDVNSDRCIWAYKGFKDTLTYFKKVNVMDFDENAYQIYRDLKKKLTNKVATKDLQIAAIALSVNGIIVTSNLKDFCKVPDLGMKNK